One Panicum virgatum strain AP13 chromosome 9K, P.virgatum_v5, whole genome shotgun sequence genomic region harbors:
- the LOC120648323 gene encoding GATA transcription factor 18-like isoform X2, protein MPDADVDVEMRAAGAATATAAAASTAPSDDDGDDGTGEDEEDGEDVDDEDEDEDEEERTAPAPVEEPPAPAPVSAFPGNPNQLTLLFQGEIYVFESVTPDKVQDVLLLLGRGELPPDYAGKVVPSQNENKGYDDILRRTDIPAKRVASLLRFREKRKERNFDKKIRYAVRKEVALRMQRRKGQFAGRASLEGESPALVCDPGSQSSGLDFVSRESKCQNCGTSEKMTPAMRRGPAGPRTLCNACGLMWANKGTLRSCPKAKVESHVVAIEQAGNDNKVLVTPKNDNTSVSASNGEVTIAAEAGALKGDSI, encoded by the exons atgCCCGACGCGGACGTCGACGTCGAgatgcgcgccgccggcgccgccaccgccaccgccgccgcagcctcaacCGCACCCAGCGACGACGATGGCGATGACGGCACcggggaggatgaggaggacggAGAGGACGTCgatgacgaggacgaggacgaggacgaggaggagcggaccgcgccggcgccggtcgaGGAGCCTCCCGCCCCGGCGCCCGTCTCGGCCTTTCCGGGAAACCCGAACCAGCTGACGCTGCTCTTCCAGGGCGAGATCTACGTGTTCGAATCCGTCACCCCCGATAAG GTTCAAGATGTCCTGTTACTGTTAGGACGTGGTGAACTACCACCTGATTATGCTGGCAAGGTTGTACCTAGTCAGAATGAGAACAAG GGTTATGATGACATACTTCGGAGGACAGACATTCCTGCAAAAAGGGTTGCCTCTCTACTCAGGTTCCGTGAAAAACGGAAGGAAAGAAATTTTGATAAGAAAATACGTTACGCTGTTCGCAAAGAAGTTGCACTCAG GATGCAACGCCGGAAGGGGCAATTTGCTGGAAGGGCCAGCCTGGAGGGAGAATCTCCAGCTCTTGTCTGTGATCCTGGTTCCCAAAGCTCAGGCCTAGATTTCGTGTCACGTGAATCAAA GTGTCAGAACTGTGGTACTAGTGAAAAGATGACCCCAGCAATGCGTCGTGGTCCTGCTGGTCCAAGGACTTTGTGCAATGCTTGTGGATTGATGTGGGCAAACAAG GGTACACTGAGAAGTTGCCCCAAGGCAAAAGTCGAATCTCATGTGGTTGCAATTGAGCAG GCTGGAAATGACAACAAAGTGCTGGTGACACCGAAGAATGACAACACTTCTGTTTCTGCAAGCAATGGCGAAGT CACAATTGCAGCAGAGGCAGGAGCGCTAAAGGGTGACAGTATATAG
- the LOC120648321 gene encoding uncharacterized protein LOC120648321, with the protein MSAGAPQEDVLGEGESACDEVLPPQQGREEAGEQEEDDGVEVEEEEEEAPTHLPFAPSSELLDDVTTVDPSYTISLIRQLVPQGSNVEKEFSAKQGAPEEKGENSDNGESAQLENKDPWEECGCILWDLAASKPQAELMMNNLVLEVLLANLHVTQSPRVKEICIGIMGNLACHKSLVSAISMQNGLITTVVDQLFQDDSTCLSETFRFLAAVLRSSASVSWAEALLPDEILSRVLWIIGNTLNSTLLEKSIDFLSTVIDNQDVTAILLQPLIKVGFVDHVISLLASEIKKISDESKFDRSASRDLIFHFMEELSATDSCLEVMSSSDQLIQVLDKIIKLPDKFEDSSYCASVVMILANLLADGKHTVPSLSHDLPFLEGLFDILPLVCDDNQARNALWCILARLLAQAQGIDMNSSSLEHFVSLLLGKFILIKDDLESHRVEKEVELSAEDTYFKHGVSTSLSTICCIMERWIAEKSSLSEEEDAPTESTIENARKLLNYCQNYDM; encoded by the exons ATGTCGGCGGGCGCGCCGCAAGAGGATGTCCTCGGGGAAGGCGAATCGGCGTGTGACGAAGTGCTCCCGCCACAGCAAGGACGGGAAGAAGCGGGGGAGCAGGAAGAGGATGACGGCgtcgaggtggaggaggaggaggaggaggcccctACGCACCTCCCGTTCGCGCCCTCTTCCGAG CTGCTCGATGATGTGACGACAGTTGATCCCAGCTACACCATCTCTCTTATACGGCAGCTAGTACCACAGGGTTCAAATGTGGAGAAAGAGTTCAG TGCTAAGCAAGGTGCCCCGGAAGAGAAAGGTGAAAATTCTGATAATGGGGAATCAGCACAACTTGAGAATAAGGATCCATGGGAAGAGTGTGGTTGTATTCTGTGGGACCTTGCAGCTAGTAAACCTCAAGCAGAACTGATG ATGAACAATCTTGTACTTGAAGTGCTGTTGGCAAACCTCCATGTAACTCAATCTCCTAGAGTGAAG GAAATTTGCATTGGAATCATGGGGAATTTAGCCTGTCACAAATCTCTAGTTAGTGCAATTAGCATGCAAAATGGTTTGATTACTACGGTTGTGGATCAGCTATTCCAAGATGACTCTACTTGCCTTTCTGAAACATTCAG GTTTTTAGCTGCTGTTCTTCGTAGCAGTGCATCTGTTTCTTGGGCTGAAGCTCTTTTACCTGATGAAATTCTTTCACGTGTTCTTTGGATCATTGGAAACACACTGAATTCTACATTACTCGAGAAG AGCATTGACTTTCTATCAACTGTCATTGATAATCAAGATGTGACTGCCATTCTTCTTCAGCCTTTGATAAAAGTGGGATTTGTTGATCATGTTATCAGTTTGTTAGCAagtgagataaaaaaaatatcagaTGAGAGTAAATTTGACAG GTCTGCTTCTCGTGATTTGATCTTTCATTTTATGGAAGAATTATCTGCAACAGACAGCTGTTTAGAAGTGATGTCATCAAGTGACCAGCTGATTCAAGTGCTTGATAAGATAATTAAGTTACCCGATAAATTTGAG GATTCAAGCTATTGTGCTTCTGTGGTGATGATACTAGCAAATCTTCTGGCAGATGGAAAACATACTGTGCCTAGTCTCTCTCATG ATTTacccttcttggagggactctTTGACATTCTTCCTCTAGTTTGTGATGATAACCAAGCCCGGAACGCTCTCTGGTGTATCTTAGCACGTTTGCTGGCACAAGCACAAGGAATTGATATGAACTCTTCCTCTCTCGAGCATTTTGTATCATTGCTGTTAGGCAAGTTCATCCTCATCAAAGATGACCTTGAGAGCCACAGAGTTGAGAAAGAAGTGGAGTTGTCGGCTGAGGATACTTACTTCAAGCATGGTGTATCCACATCT CTCAGCACGATCTGTTGTATCATGGAGAGATGGATTGCTGAGAAGTCCTCCTTGAGCGAAGAAGAGGATGCACCGACTGAAAGTACCATTGAAAATGCTAGAAAGCTGCTGAACTACTGCCAGAACTACGATATGTAG
- the LOC120648323 gene encoding GATA transcription factor 18-like isoform X1 has protein sequence MPDADVDVEMRAAGAATATAAAASTAPSDDDGDDGTGEDEEDGEDVDDEDEDEDEEERTAPAPVEEPPAPAPVSAFPGNPNQLTLLFQGEIYVFESVTPDKFVFQVQDVLLLLGRGELPPDYAGKVVPSQNENKGYDDILRRTDIPAKRVASLLRFREKRKERNFDKKIRYAVRKEVALRMQRRKGQFAGRASLEGESPALVCDPGSQSSGLDFVSRESKCQNCGTSEKMTPAMRRGPAGPRTLCNACGLMWANKGTLRSCPKAKVESHVVAIEQAGNDNKVLVTPKNDNTSVSASNGEVTIAAEAGALKGDSI, from the exons atgCCCGACGCGGACGTCGACGTCGAgatgcgcgccgccggcgccgccaccgccaccgccgccgcagcctcaacCGCACCCAGCGACGACGATGGCGATGACGGCACcggggaggatgaggaggacggAGAGGACGTCgatgacgaggacgaggacgaggacgaggaggagcggaccgcgccggcgccggtcgaGGAGCCTCCCGCCCCGGCGCCCGTCTCGGCCTTTCCGGGAAACCCGAACCAGCTGACGCTGCTCTTCCAGGGCGAGATCTACGTGTTCGAATCCGTCACCCCCGATAAG TTTGTTTTCCAGGTTCAAGATGTCCTGTTACTGTTAGGACGTGGTGAACTACCACCTGATTATGCTGGCAAGGTTGTACCTAGTCAGAATGAGAACAAG GGTTATGATGACATACTTCGGAGGACAGACATTCCTGCAAAAAGGGTTGCCTCTCTACTCAGGTTCCGTGAAAAACGGAAGGAAAGAAATTTTGATAAGAAAATACGTTACGCTGTTCGCAAAGAAGTTGCACTCAG GATGCAACGCCGGAAGGGGCAATTTGCTGGAAGGGCCAGCCTGGAGGGAGAATCTCCAGCTCTTGTCTGTGATCCTGGTTCCCAAAGCTCAGGCCTAGATTTCGTGTCACGTGAATCAAA GTGTCAGAACTGTGGTACTAGTGAAAAGATGACCCCAGCAATGCGTCGTGGTCCTGCTGGTCCAAGGACTTTGTGCAATGCTTGTGGATTGATGTGGGCAAACAAG GGTACACTGAGAAGTTGCCCCAAGGCAAAAGTCGAATCTCATGTGGTTGCAATTGAGCAG GCTGGAAATGACAACAAAGTGCTGGTGACACCGAAGAATGACAACACTTCTGTTTCTGCAAGCAATGGCGAAGT CACAATTGCAGCAGAGGCAGGAGCGCTAAAGGGTGACAGTATATAG